One segment of Candidatus Hydrogenedentota bacterium DNA contains the following:
- a CDS encoding DUF1800 domain-containing protein, with amino-acid sequence MGIQATIQRKVSEFFQPFTTSDTPPDELVAPSPPARPSRRDILFGRGVPSALLGAAMSIPAFAEKTVEDEISDQYKSGDKSYDPLLRRLVDRCTYGASADDLKLAKQMGYDEYLDYQLDYNQIDDGDLNDRLSDFQSLNWSAKQLADAANEGNYEVFYEAINSTIVRSAYSKRQLYERMVEFWRDHFNIYIEKDYMYYVLPTDTREVVRKHALGKFPDMLWASAHSPAMLIYLDNDPSSKEAPNQNYARELMELHTLGVGNYTQKDVEEVARCFTGYSFVWEYEAANWGTFKFYGWAHDRGKKKVLGREIPKKGGVEDAEIVLDILTADPNYAPITGQFIGRKLANWLWGYNPPQALVDSIADTYVSSGGDIKKMAKVALSQEWLAQSLPKLKRPYHLVMSTLRMVPSTISDFWGIRYTLSLMGHEPYQWAPPNGYPDTLDFWAGGLLPRWRYGSYIYSQNYNPLFNLKAFEGDMDVKKFMNRLKTTFFGGKMTNSDKEILEAYVSEDFDSEWRRRETLGLAVSSSNFQWY; translated from the coding sequence ATGGGAATCCAGGCCACGATCCAGCGGAAAGTAAGCGAATTCTTTCAACCCTTCACCACCTCCGATACGCCACCTGACGAACTGGTCGCACCGTCCCCACCCGCGCGACCCTCGCGACGCGACATTCTCTTTGGAAGAGGGGTTCCATCCGCGCTCCTCGGCGCGGCGATGTCGATTCCCGCGTTCGCCGAGAAGACGGTGGAAGATGAAATCTCCGATCAGTACAAGAGTGGCGACAAGAGCTACGATCCCCTCTTGCGCCGACTCGTCGACCGCTGCACCTACGGCGCGAGCGCCGACGACCTCAAACTCGCCAAACAGATGGGTTACGACGAGTACCTCGATTACCAACTCGACTACAACCAGATCGACGACGGCGATCTGAACGATCGGCTCTCCGATTTTCAAAGTTTAAACTGGAGCGCCAAGCAACTCGCGGATGCCGCGAACGAGGGCAACTACGAAGTCTTCTATGAGGCCATTAACTCGACGATCGTGCGTTCCGCGTACAGCAAGCGCCAACTTTACGAGCGCATGGTCGAGTTCTGGCGCGACCACTTCAACATCTATATCGAAAAAGACTACATGTATTACGTGCTGCCGACGGACACCCGCGAAGTGGTCCGCAAGCACGCGCTCGGCAAGTTTCCCGACATGCTGTGGGCCTCCGCGCACAGTCCCGCGATGCTCATCTATCTCGACAACGATCCCAGTTCGAAGGAAGCGCCGAACCAGAACTACGCGCGCGAACTGATGGAACTCCATACGCTTGGCGTCGGTAACTACACGCAGAAGGACGTCGAGGAAGTTGCCCGCTGTTTCACCGGGTACTCGTTCGTCTGGGAGTACGAAGCCGCCAACTGGGGCACGTTCAAGTTTTACGGGTGGGCGCACGACAGAGGGAAGAAAAAGGTCCTCGGTCGCGAGATTCCCAAGAAAGGGGGCGTAGAGGACGCGGAGATTGTCCTTGACATTTTGACGGCGGATCCTAACTACGCGCCCATCACGGGCCAGTTCATTGGTCGCAAACTCGCGAATTGGCTGTGGGGTTACAACCCGCCGCAGGCGCTCGTGGACAGCATCGCCGACACCTATGTGAGCAGCGGCGGCGACATCAAGAAGATGGCGAAGGTCGCATTGAGTCAGGAGTGGCTCGCGCAATCGCTGCCGAAACTGAAACGCCCTTACCATCTTGTGATGTCGACGCTCCGCATGGTGCCCTCGACCATCTCCGATTTCTGGGGCATCCGCTACACGCTGTCGCTGATGGGCCACGAACCGTACCAATGGGCCCCGCCCAACGGGTACCCCGATACGCTCGACTTCTGGGCGGGAGGCCTGCTGCCGCGCTGGCGGTACGGCTCGTACATCTACAGCCAGAACTACAATCCCCTCTTCAATCTGAAGGCCTTCGAGGGCGACATGGACGTGAAAAAGTTCATGAACCGCCTCAAGACGACGTTCTTTGGCGGGAAGATGACCAACAGCGACAAGGAAATCCTCGAGGCATACGTCTCCGAAGACTTCGATTCCGAGTGGCGGCGCAGGGAAACGCTCGGGCTTGCCGTTTCCTCCTCCAATTTCCAGTGGTACTAA
- a CDS encoding 8-oxo-dGTP diphosphatase — translation MPYTPILATLGYVMSPDRNRVLLVHRNKRGGDQHLGKYNGLGGKVHDDEDVVACIKREIREEAGVECTNLALRGTVSWPGFGKGGEDWFGFVFLIDEIKGEPVHENDEGTLEWVDVSRVLELPLWEGDRHFLPLVFSNDPRQFHGVMPYRDGKPVSWTYSTL, via the coding sequence ATGCCTTACACACCCATTCTAGCAACTCTCGGCTACGTCATGTCGCCGGACCGCAACCGCGTGCTGCTCGTTCACCGCAATAAGCGCGGCGGCGATCAACACCTCGGCAAATACAACGGTCTCGGTGGAAAAGTCCACGACGACGAAGACGTCGTCGCCTGCATCAAACGAGAAATTCGCGAAGAAGCCGGCGTCGAATGCACAAATCTTGCCCTGCGCGGCACAGTGAGTTGGCCGGGCTTTGGCAAAGGCGGCGAAGATTGGTTCGGCTTCGTTTTCCTCATCGACGAAATCAAAGGCGAACCGGTTCATGAAAACGACGAGGGCACGTTGGAATGGGTAGACGTCTCGCGCGTTCTCGAATTGCCCCTCTGGGAAGGCGACCGCCATTTCCTCCCCCTCGTCTTTTCCAACGACCCGCGGCAGTTCCACGGCGTCATGCCTTATCGCGACGGCAAGCCCGTGAGCTGGACCTATTCGACACTCTAA
- a CDS encoding aldo/keto reductase encodes MSFNADRYERMQYRRCGKSGLMLPLISLGMWHNFGGKADHQTCVEIMKAAFDIGINHFDLANNYGPPKGSAEERVGKILREEFGAHRDELIVSSKAGYRMWDGPYGEWGSKKYLVASLDQSLKRLGLDYVDIFYHHRPDPETPIEETLGALDLIVRQGKALYAGVSNYRGADFVRAVKTTKQHDWAPVTLHQPVYNMTNRWIERDLLKYTDSHGTGVIVFSPLAQGLLTAKYLDPAAPIPAESRAADPDGFLREDQVTPQLVEKVRVLAKKAEVRGQSMAQYALAWTLRDPRVTSAIIGARSVQQVIDCARAIENLHFNNQEQAEIDRLFPR; translated from the coding sequence ATGTCATTTAACGCGGACCGTTATGAGCGCATGCAGTACCGCCGGTGCGGGAAGTCAGGGTTGATGTTGCCGCTGATATCGCTGGGGATGTGGCACAACTTCGGCGGGAAGGCCGATCATCAGACGTGTGTCGAAATTATGAAGGCCGCGTTCGATATTGGGATCAATCATTTCGATCTCGCGAACAACTACGGACCCCCGAAAGGATCGGCGGAAGAGCGGGTCGGCAAGATTCTTCGCGAAGAGTTTGGGGCGCATCGCGACGAATTGATCGTATCGTCCAAGGCGGGGTATCGGATGTGGGACGGTCCGTATGGGGAATGGGGCAGCAAGAAGTATCTGGTGGCGAGTCTCGATCAGTCACTGAAGAGATTGGGCCTCGACTATGTCGACATTTTTTATCACCACCGCCCCGATCCCGAGACACCGATTGAGGAGACGCTGGGCGCGTTGGATCTTATCGTGAGGCAAGGCAAGGCGCTGTATGCAGGCGTGAGCAATTATCGCGGCGCGGATTTCGTGCGCGCGGTAAAAACAACGAAGCAGCATGATTGGGCGCCGGTCACACTGCATCAACCGGTGTACAACATGACGAACCGGTGGATCGAAAGGGACTTGCTGAAATACACCGACTCGCACGGCACGGGCGTGATTGTGTTTAGTCCGCTGGCGCAAGGGCTGTTGACGGCGAAATATCTCGATCCGGCGGCGCCCATCCCCGCCGAATCGCGGGCGGCGGACCCGGACGGCTTCTTGCGCGAAGACCAGGTGACGCCACAGCTTGTGGAGAAGGTGCGCGTGCTGGCCAAGAAGGCCGAGGTGCGCGGGCAGTCGATGGCGCAGTATGCGCTGGCGTGGACGCTGCGCGACCCGCGCGTGACGAGCGCGATTATCGGCGCGAGAAGCGTTCAGCAGGTGATCGATTGCGCAAGAGCGATTGAAAACCTGCACTTCAACAATCAGGAGCAGGCCGAGATCGATCGGTTGTTTCCGCGATGA
- a CDS encoding c-type cytochrome, with translation MLRRSNFFSALRFFAATCAAALCVYAQGYAPEDAPSKMSLMPGFRAELVACEPLVRQPVAMEFDDRGRLWVVQYMQYPNPEGLKRVKVDRYSRTEYDRMPEPPPHGPRGDDVITILEDTDGDGRVDSSKSFLEGLNLCTGFAFGYGGVFVIQVPYLLFYPDTDRDDVPDGDPEVLVTGFGMEDAHSVANSLTWGPDGWLYGNQGSTVTARINGIEFQQGIWRYHPVTHKFELFCEGGGNMWGLDFDWEGNLFSSTNFGPYIALHGVQGAYYWKQFGKHGALHNPYTYGYFEHMTNHNPQGGHVAVGGTIYEADAYPAEFQGKYVFGNLLTHDAYVSELKRTGSTFETHTMGQFLNSNDTWFAPSDLTLGPDGAIYIADWCDKRTAHPDPDAEWDRSNGRIYRVVTEGMRPGKRFDLRDQSTKKLVDALENPNKWYVRRALVHLAQRKDKSSYARLRNQIERNGDPRTTMNSLFALYVSGGIDETYSQQLLHHRLAPVRKWAVRYLGDADTISSQSASMLASLADTETDVTVRSQLACTAKRLSSEAGLAIVWSMASNNDVANDPHLPLLMWWAVERHAVADTKSIMKTLGSWPDTDSAWIRATLLPSLIRRYASEGYEECDGACAQLVGIASKWGNEEAVLTALDAGIKDRQRPAPAEAPGPLFAAYAQHSMGDAPAAHTVTPVNERLRVLLVSRWREKQNRDNPILLRIAMRLEDKEAYAHALALAGNSAASDAQVLGITLLGEFGNSDSAPVLLRVLASNTNETTKQAALTALRHVSGDSIGAELIRLYPSFDDAMKGKVRDVLATRAPWCKTLADAVNQGVIAPAEVPIDQVRVMANHDDAELRALIEKTWGTIRSGTPEEKLAEVRRLNNELNAGPGTPAKGKVVFEQNCAKCHQFFGEGFKVGPDLTQANRMDREYMLVSLVDPNLTVRKEYTQYVLETKDFGLFNGIIAERTPGSVTLVNANEIRTTVATNDIADLREAGISLMPENLVTPISGDDLRDLFAYLQSQEPLPKP, from the coding sequence ATGCTGCGTCGATCCAATTTCTTCAGCGCGTTGCGCTTTTTTGCCGCCACGTGCGCCGCCGCGCTTTGCGTCTACGCCCAGGGCTACGCACCCGAAGACGCCCCGTCGAAAATGTCCCTCATGCCCGGCTTCCGCGCCGAACTCGTCGCCTGCGAACCCTTGGTGCGCCAGCCCGTCGCCATGGAATTCGACGACCGCGGCCGCCTCTGGGTCGTGCAATACATGCAATATCCGAATCCTGAAGGACTCAAGCGCGTCAAAGTCGACCGCTACTCCCGCACCGAATACGACCGCATGCCCGAACCTCCGCCCCACGGCCCGCGTGGCGACGACGTCATCACCATTCTCGAAGACACCGACGGCGACGGCCGCGTGGATTCATCGAAGAGTTTTCTCGAAGGCCTCAATCTCTGCACCGGATTCGCGTTCGGTTACGGCGGCGTGTTTGTCATTCAAGTGCCCTATCTTCTTTTCTACCCCGATACGGACCGCGACGACGTTCCCGACGGCGATCCCGAGGTGCTTGTTACCGGCTTCGGCATGGAAGACGCCCACTCCGTAGCGAACTCGCTCACGTGGGGCCCCGACGGTTGGCTCTACGGCAATCAAGGCAGCACCGTCACGGCGCGCATCAACGGGATCGAATTCCAGCAAGGCATCTGGCGTTATCATCCAGTCACGCACAAATTCGAATTATTCTGCGAAGGCGGCGGAAACATGTGGGGCCTTGACTTTGATTGGGAGGGAAATCTTTTCTCGAGCACCAACTTTGGCCCGTACATCGCACTGCACGGCGTACAAGGCGCGTACTACTGGAAGCAATTCGGCAAACACGGCGCCCTGCACAATCCGTACACCTACGGCTATTTCGAACACATGACGAACCACAACCCGCAGGGCGGCCATGTCGCCGTTGGCGGCACCATCTACGAAGCGGACGCATACCCCGCCGAATTCCAAGGCAAGTACGTCTTCGGGAATCTGCTCACGCACGACGCGTATGTCAGCGAGTTGAAGCGCACTGGTTCGACGTTCGAGACCCACACTATGGGCCAATTCCTCAACAGCAACGACACGTGGTTCGCCCCAAGCGATCTCACGCTTGGTCCCGACGGAGCAATTTACATCGCTGACTGGTGTGACAAACGCACCGCGCATCCCGATCCCGACGCCGAATGGGACCGCTCGAACGGCCGCATCTATCGCGTTGTAACCGAAGGCATGCGGCCGGGCAAACGTTTCGACCTCCGCGATCAATCCACGAAGAAGCTCGTCGATGCACTCGAGAATCCAAACAAGTGGTACGTGCGCCGGGCGCTCGTTCATCTTGCGCAACGAAAAGACAAATCGTCGTACGCACGCCTGCGAAATCAGATTGAGCGAAACGGCGATCCGCGCACGACGATGAACAGCCTCTTCGCACTGTACGTCAGCGGCGGTATTGACGAAACGTACTCGCAACAACTCCTGCATCATCGTCTTGCGCCGGTCCGGAAATGGGCCGTTCGGTACTTAGGGGATGCGGACACCATTTCATCGCAGTCAGCATCGATGCTCGCTTCGCTCGCCGACACCGAAACCGACGTGACCGTGCGCAGCCAACTCGCGTGCACCGCGAAGCGGTTGTCTTCGGAAGCGGGTCTCGCCATTGTCTGGAGCATGGCCAGCAATAACGACGTAGCGAACGATCCCCATTTGCCGTTGTTGATGTGGTGGGCAGTCGAACGCCATGCAGTCGCCGATACCAAGTCAATCATGAAAACGCTCGGCTCGTGGCCCGATACCGATTCCGCCTGGATTAGGGCGACGCTCCTTCCCAGCCTGATTCGGCGATACGCTTCGGAAGGCTACGAGGAATGCGACGGCGCATGCGCCCAACTCGTTGGAATCGCGAGCAAATGGGGCAATGAGGAAGCCGTATTGACGGCGCTGGATGCGGGAATCAAGGATCGGCAACGTCCTGCGCCCGCAGAGGCGCCCGGCCCGCTGTTCGCAGCGTACGCGCAACATTCCATGGGCGACGCGCCGGCTGCGCATACGGTCACGCCGGTGAACGAGCGACTGCGTGTACTGCTGGTGTCGCGTTGGCGGGAGAAACAGAATAGGGACAACCCGATCCTGCTGCGTATTGCCATGCGCCTTGAAGACAAGGAGGCGTACGCGCACGCCCTCGCCCTCGCGGGGAATTCGGCGGCAAGCGATGCGCAAGTGCTGGGTATCACGCTGCTCGGCGAATTTGGCAATTCGGATAGCGCGCCGGTCTTGCTGCGGGTGCTGGCGAGCAACACCAACGAGACAACAAAGCAGGCGGCACTGACTGCGTTGCGCCACGTTTCCGGCGATTCCATCGGCGCCGAATTGATCCGGCTGTACCCGTCCTTCGACGACGCGATGAAAGGAAAAGTGCGCGACGTGCTCGCCACGCGCGCACCGTGGTGCAAGACATTGGCGGACGCCGTGAATCAAGGCGTCATTGCGCCGGCTGAAGTGCCAATCGATCAGGTCCGCGTCATGGCGAACCATGATGACGCCGAGTTGCGCGCGCTCATCGAAAAGACATGGGGAACGATCCGATCCGGCACGCCGGAAGAAAAACTCGCCGAAGTGCGGCGATTGAACAACGAACTGAACGCAGGTCCGGGCACCCCCGCAAAAGGCAAAGTGGTGTTCGAACAGAACTGCGCGAAATGCCACCAATTCTTCGGCGAAGGGTTCAAAGTCGGCCCGGACCTTACGCAGGCCAACCGCATGGATCGCGAGTACATGCTCGTCAGTCTCGTCGATCCCAACCTGACTGTCCGCAAGGAATACACGCAATACGTGCTGGAAACCAAGGACTTCGGGTTATTCAACGGCATCATCGCCGAACGCACCCCAGGCAGCGTGACGCTGGTCAATGCGAACGAAATCAGGACAACCGTCGCGACAAACGACATCGCCGACCTGCGTGAAGCAGGCATTTCCCTGATGCCGGAGAACCTGGTGACACCGATATCCGGCGACGACTTGCGTGATCTGTTCGCCTATTTGCAGAGCCAGGAACCGCTTCCCAAACCGTGA
- a CDS encoding DUF1501 domain-containing protein, translating into MQGCTHRGCNEYHHLSRRQFIGVSAASAAAVGAPMWLPRVAYAGTPSSRDVVITVFLRGGADGLTLCCPHGDNDYYRLRPTLNIPRPDSGSPDACTDLDGFFGIPKPMKSLKTAYNQGDLLFVHATGSKDESRSHFQAEYVMEIGKPLDPSLFTGWLGRHLMTSAPADPNAILRAVGISSALQRSLAGSPLALPIPNLSDFGIEGYWATVDERMAALGAMYAEGPTELQITAENTITTFNMLQAIDFDNYAPANDAVYPDSWFGYSMKSTAALIKSGIGVEAIAADVGGWDTHAEQQPRQGYMADLMQELADTLAAFHADMKGDSSKNYVVVVMSEFGRICWENGTAGTDHGFGGLMMLLGNNIDGGRVLADWPGLKDDELFQGQDLNITIDYRDILAEIVQYRLGNSNLTEVFPDYTPVFRGVTAA; encoded by the coding sequence ATGCAGGGTTGTACACATCGCGGATGCAACGAATACCACCATCTGTCGCGCAGGCAGTTTATTGGCGTCAGCGCCGCGAGCGCGGCCGCCGTCGGCGCCCCAATGTGGTTGCCGCGCGTCGCCTACGCGGGAACGCCGAGCAGCCGCGACGTTGTCATCACCGTCTTTCTGCGCGGTGGCGCGGACGGACTGACGCTATGTTGCCCACACGGCGATAACGATTACTACCGCCTTCGCCCGACGCTTAATATTCCGCGTCCGGACAGCGGCAGCCCGGACGCCTGCACCGATCTCGACGGTTTCTTCGGCATCCCGAAGCCGATGAAGAGCCTGAAGACGGCATACAACCAAGGCGATCTATTGTTCGTTCACGCGACCGGCAGCAAAGACGAATCGCGCTCGCACTTCCAGGCCGAGTACGTCATGGAAATCGGCAAGCCGCTCGATCCCTCGCTGTTCACCGGGTGGCTCGGAAGGCACCTGATGACCTCGGCGCCCGCAGACCCCAACGCGATCCTGCGCGCCGTCGGCATCAGTTCGGCACTGCAACGCTCGCTGGCCGGAAGCCCGCTCGCGCTTCCGATTCCAAACCTCTCCGATTTTGGTATCGAGGGCTACTGGGCAACGGTGGACGAACGCATGGCCGCGCTCGGCGCCATGTACGCGGAAGGCCCCACCGAATTGCAGATCACCGCGGAGAACACGATCACAACCTTCAACATGCTCCAGGCGATCGACTTCGATAATTACGCCCCCGCGAATGATGCGGTCTATCCCGACTCGTGGTTCGGCTATTCGATGAAGTCCACCGCCGCGCTCATCAAGTCGGGCATCGGCGTCGAGGCTATCGCCGCGGACGTCGGAGGCTGGGACACGCACGCCGAACAGCAACCGCGCCAGGGTTACATGGCCGATCTCATGCAGGAGCTCGCGGATACGTTGGCTGCCTTCCACGCGGACATGAAAGGCGATTCCTCGAAGAACTACGTCGTCGTCGTGATGTCGGAGTTCGGGCGCATCTGTTGGGAAAATGGCACGGCCGGCACGGACCACGGATTCGGCGGCCTGATGATGCTCCTCGGCAACAACATCGACGGCGGGCGCGTCCTTGCCGATTGGCCGGGACTAAAGGACGACGAACTCTTCCAGGGACAGGACCTCAATATCACCATCGATTACCGCGATATTCTGGCTGAAATCGTGCAATACCGGCTTGGCAACTCGAACCTCACGGAAGTCTTTCCCGACTACACGCCCGTCTTCCGCGGAGTGACAGCGGCTTAA
- a CDS encoding isochorismatase family protein, which yields MQRTICALALCSAVVFAAEEPAASYTYENTLAPISNPQPILADHPDWVQPVHEVMRYEAPILVNDEKATLDVRAWRFSYNARGIIEMPNKLRGDQTAIVVVHPWGIDDGQGWRTPEPAGVADFCTPIKNDLSHKHIVDVLNPFLKEYRNKVKFVLYSQPGNEDAIRRKLYRSVRAKPTRKQMEQGKKELTEKLNSFNYNAGPLPQTLTLGKQSPVVDYFKAFPGLDSGDHYNGEGFWDLPIPVVSSIEVDPNDVMIYDKEGYDVMKEFLKKNGVRHILLTGYCTDMCYKSTCAGYENLSKDFNVFLVGDATLATFPSNSTPAYATNASLSYAALNQLVTQISWIRYTGKKK from the coding sequence ATGCAAAGAACAATCTGCGCGTTGGCGCTGTGCAGCGCCGTGGTGTTTGCAGCCGAGGAACCAGCCGCGAGCTACACGTACGAAAACACGCTCGCGCCTATTTCCAATCCACAACCCATCCTCGCCGATCATCCAGATTGGGTCCAGCCGGTGCACGAAGTCATGCGCTACGAAGCGCCCATTCTGGTAAACGACGAAAAAGCTACGCTCGACGTCCGCGCGTGGCGCTTCTCGTACAACGCGCGCGGCATCATCGAAATGCCCAACAAACTCCGCGGCGATCAGACTGCCATCGTCGTTGTGCATCCATGGGGTATTGACGATGGCCAGGGCTGGCGCACGCCGGAACCCGCGGGCGTTGCCGATTTCTGTACTCCGATTAAGAACGACCTCTCGCACAAACACATCGTCGATGTGCTCAACCCATTTCTCAAGGAATACAGGAACAAGGTGAAATTCGTCTTATACAGCCAACCCGGCAACGAAGACGCTATCCGCCGCAAGCTCTATCGCTCCGTCCGTGCCAAGCCGACCCGGAAACAGATGGAGCAGGGCAAGAAGGAATTGACGGAAAAACTGAACAGTTTCAACTACAATGCCGGTCCACTTCCGCAGACCCTGACCTTGGGCAAGCAATCGCCCGTCGTCGACTACTTCAAAGCTTTCCCTGGTCTCGATTCCGGCGACCACTACAACGGTGAAGGGTTTTGGGACCTGCCCATCCCGGTCGTTTCGAGCATCGAAGTCGACCCCAACGACGTCATGATTTACGACAAGGAAGGCTACGACGTTATGAAGGAGTTCCTGAAGAAGAACGGTGTCCGCCATATCCTGCTCACTGGCTACTGTACCGATATGTGTTACAAGTCCACCTGCGCGGGCTACGAGAATCTTTCCAAGGACTTTAATGTCTTCCTGGTCGGCGACGCTACGCTCGCGACTTTTCCCTCGAACTCCACGCCGGCGTACGCAACGAACGCATCGCTTTCCTACGCGGCCTTGAATCAACTCGTTACGCAAATCTCCTGGATAAGATACACGGGGAAAAAGAAATGA
- a CDS encoding aldo/keto reductase, translating to MNYRNVGASGLEVSELSFGSWVTFGDQVVESAAEDCMKAAWESGVNFFDNAEAYAQGRSETVMGNVLKRMGWKRSEIVVSTKIFWAGKGPNQVGVSRKRLIEGTEASLARLQLDYVDMLFCHRPDCRTPIEETVRAMTYLINQGKALYWGTSWWTAEQLINACHIARRERLIPPTVEQPEYNMLKRDWVEKEYVNLYDEIGLGLTTWSPLASGMLTGKYAKGIPKGSRVSLKGYEWLRKEFESEEGKQRIAKVAGLEPIAKSLKCTMAQLALAWCLKNPHVSTVITGATRPEQVHENMKALKVVPKLTHAVMEKIEKVLQNKPAPPAIYR from the coding sequence ATGAACTACCGTAACGTTGGCGCATCCGGACTCGAAGTTTCGGAGCTTTCTTTTGGATCGTGGGTGACCTTTGGGGATCAGGTCGTCGAATCCGCTGCCGAAGACTGCATGAAGGCGGCATGGGAATCCGGCGTGAACTTCTTCGACAACGCCGAAGCCTACGCGCAAGGCCGCTCCGAGACCGTCATGGGCAACGTGCTCAAACGCATGGGCTGGAAGCGGTCCGAAATCGTTGTCTCCACCAAAATCTTCTGGGCGGGCAAAGGCCCGAATCAGGTCGGCGTCTCTCGGAAGCGTCTCATCGAAGGCACGGAGGCAAGCCTCGCGCGGTTGCAGCTCGATTATGTCGACATGCTGTTCTGCCACCGGCCTGACTGTCGCACGCCCATCGAGGAGACGGTGCGCGCGATGACCTATCTCATCAATCAGGGCAAGGCGCTTTACTGGGGCACAAGTTGGTGGACCGCGGAACAACTGATCAACGCCTGCCACATCGCGCGGCGCGAGCGCCTCATTCCCCCGACAGTCGAGCAGCCCGAGTACAACATGCTCAAGCGCGACTGGGTCGAAAAAGAATACGTGAATCTCTACGACGAGATCGGACTTGGCCTCACGACGTGGAGTCCGCTCGCCAGCGGCATGCTCACCGGCAAGTACGCGAAAGGGATTCCGAAAGGATCGCGCGTATCGCTGAAAGGCTACGAATGGCTACGGAAAGAGTTCGAGTCCGAAGAAGGGAAACAACGCATTGCGAAAGTGGCCGGGCTCGAACCCATCGCCAAGTCGCTAAAGTGCACTATGGCCCAACTCGCCCTCGCGTGGTGCCTGAAGAATCCTCACGTCAGCACTGTAATCACCGGCGCAACGCGCCCGGAGCAAGTCCACGAAAACATGAAGGCGCTGAAGGTCGTCCCCAAACTGACCCATGCCGTCATGGAAAAGATTGAAAAGGTGCTGCAAAACAAGCCGGCGCCGCCGGCGATTTACCGCTGA
- a CDS encoding polysaccharide deacetylase family protein, protein MNRRHFLELGGAALVAPILMTKAGAEAPAWKDGKRWVYSITYDEGPQELLNHAVPLHRKYGIPGHVALVSSQIGIPRNVPGSSYHGMMILSKEEIAGLAKEGWGFSCHSMTHCGVTNENAQVEVVEARKVLEDAIDQPITIFTVPGTNDGHPPAMKVAAQAGYKAILTIYDRVNVHDSDPMGLGRVPLHTQYPAPFFSEFDPYKRIHQAIDLGGWIVDYCHCPMPGKPIHPAKDCTTQELEQRFQKVKEIGGEDVWLADPNDVVDWLVEQSKKS, encoded by the coding sequence ATGAACCGCAGACACTTCTTGGAACTTGGCGGCGCCGCGCTCGTGGCGCCAATTCTAATGACGAAAGCCGGTGCGGAAGCTCCAGCGTGGAAAGATGGCAAGCGCTGGGTCTATTCGATCACATACGACGAAGGTCCGCAGGAACTCCTGAACCACGCCGTACCACTTCACCGGAAATACGGCATCCCCGGCCACGTCGCTCTTGTCTCTTCGCAAATTGGCATCCCGCGCAATGTCCCCGGCAGCAGTTACCATGGCATGATGATCTTGAGCAAAGAAGAAATCGCCGGGCTCGCGAAAGAAGGCTGGGGCTTCTCCTGCCACTCGATGACGCACTGCGGCGTCACCAACGAAAACGCGCAGGTGGAAGTTGTCGAAGCTAGAAAAGTGCTCGAAGACGCGATCGACCAACCTATTACCATCTTCACGGTCCCCGGCACAAACGACGGCCACCCCCCCGCGATGAAAGTCGCTGCGCAAGCAGGTTATAAAGCGATCCTCACAATCTACGACCGCGTGAACGTGCACGATTCCGACCCTATGGGCCTCGGCCGTGTCCCGCTTCACACGCAGTATCCCGCGCCGTTCTTCTCCGAATTCGACCCCTACAAACGCATCCACCAAGCCATCGATCTCGGCGGATGGATTGTTGATTACTGCCACTGCCCCATGCCCGGCAAACCCATCCACCCCGCGAAAGACTGCACCACGCAGGAACTCGAGCAGCGCTTTCAAAAAGTCAAAGAAATCGGCGGCGAAGACGTCTGGCTTGCCGACCCCAATGACGTTGTCGACTGGCTCGTCGAACAATCCAAGAAGTCGTGA